A portion of the Sulfurospirillum diekertiae genome contains these proteins:
- a CDS encoding damage-control phosphatase ARMT1 family protein yields MNLQEPCLICIYDQTKRVCELLNLNDEQAKSIDTLARKQILSFDKNQNPPLNAAPLYEAMAELLNVDDLYADFKKASSEKAKAFLPLCKAKIDASSNTLFEATKTAVAGNVIDLAAVMLYDLEEELEKIYHTSFAIDDFKALEAQLAKTQTLVYLADNAGEEIFDKLYIQTIKKLYPNIEVYYFVRGRPIINDLTCKDALASGMNEVAVIIDSGVPTPGLVLELMNAKARVVFEKADCIISKGMGNYECLGETKGLPIFFLFKVKCNVVAQAVGAQLGNIICKRGI; encoded by the coding sequence ATGAACTTACAAGAACCTTGTTTAATCTGTATTTATGACCAAACAAAACGCGTATGTGAACTCTTGAATCTAAATGATGAACAAGCAAAGTCCATTGATACTTTGGCACGAAAGCAGATTCTATCATTTGATAAAAATCAAAATCCTCCACTGAATGCGGCTCCTTTATATGAAGCAATGGCAGAACTTTTAAACGTCGACGATCTTTATGCAGATTTTAAAAAAGCCTCCTCTGAAAAAGCAAAAGCCTTTCTTCCATTGTGCAAAGCAAAAATTGATGCAAGTTCCAATACGCTTTTTGAAGCAACCAAGACGGCTGTTGCGGGCAATGTGATTGACCTTGCTGCCGTGATGTTGTATGACCTTGAAGAAGAGTTAGAAAAGATTTACCATACCTCCTTTGCTATTGATGATTTTAAAGCACTTGAAGCTCAACTGGCAAAGACACAAACGTTAGTTTACTTAGCGGATAATGCAGGGGAAGAGATTTTTGATAAACTCTACATTCAAACCATTAAAAAACTCTATCCTAACATTGAAGTGTACTATTTTGTGCGAGGTCGTCCTATCATCAACGATCTTACATGTAAAGATGCATTGGCTTCTGGGATGAACGAAGTAGCCGTGATTATTGACAGTGGCGTTCCCACACCTGGTCTTGTGCTCGAGCTTATGAATGCAAAGGCACGTGTTGTTTTTGAAAAAGCAGACTGCATTATCTCAAAAGGGATGGGAAATTACGAGTGTTTAGGCGAGACCAAAGGGTTACCCATTTTCTTTCTTTTTAAAGTAAAATGCAATGTAGTAGCCCAAGCTGTTGGGGCACAGCTTGGTAATATTATCTGTAAACGGGGAATTTAA
- the rplS gene encoding 50S ribosomal protein L19, with the protein MRNKYIEAFEAGQISEKNVPQFRAGDTLRVAVKIIEGDKQRVQNFEGVCIARRGTGTGETFMVRKIGANSVGVERIFPIYSDSIDEIVVLRRGVVRRAKLFYLRDRRGKAAKIRELRK; encoded by the coding sequence ATGAGAAATAAATATATTGAAGCTTTTGAAGCAGGACAGATTTCTGAGAAAAATGTTCCACAATTCAGAGCAGGTGACACACTAAGAGTTGCTGTTAAAATTATTGAAGGCGATAAACAACGTGTTCAAAATTTTGAAGGTGTTTGTATTGCAAGACGTGGTACGGGTACGGGTGAGACTTTTATGGTAAGAAAAATTGGTGCAAATAGTGTGGGTGTAGAGAGAATCTTCCCTATCTATTCTGACAGTATTGATGAGATCGTTGTTCTTAGACGTGGTGTTGTAAGACGTGCGAAACTCTTCTACCTTAGAGATAGACGTGGTAAAGCTGCAAAAATTAGAGAACTTAGAAAATAA
- the trmD gene encoding tRNA (guanosine(37)-N1)-methyltransferase TrmD — translation MRFSYVTLFEGLIASYFEDSILKRAIAKELLSVEFFNPRDYTLNKHGKVDDYQASGGAGLVLFPQPLFDLLRSIKQASHEAYIIFPTPSGKLFTQNDAKRLAHKKHLVFVSGRYEGIDERVIETFADELFCIGDYVLTGGELPSLVMSDAISRNIKGVLGNEDSLSMESFESPLLEAPCFSKPPIYENKSVPSEFLKGNHAKISSLKNKMSESKTKYFRPDLFSRFSAKH, via the coding sequence ATGCGATTTTCGTATGTGACACTTTTTGAGGGGTTGATCGCTTCTTATTTTGAAGACTCAATTTTAAAACGTGCCATTGCAAAAGAGCTTTTAAGTGTTGAGTTTTTTAATCCAAGAGATTATACACTCAATAAACACGGTAAAGTCGATGACTATCAAGCCAGCGGTGGCGCAGGACTTGTACTGTTTCCTCAACCTTTGTTTGATCTTTTACGTTCTATCAAACAGGCATCACATGAAGCGTATATTATTTTCCCGACTCCCTCAGGGAAACTGTTTACGCAAAACGATGCCAAACGACTGGCACATAAAAAACATTTGGTTTTTGTGAGTGGGCGTTATGAGGGAATTGATGAGAGAGTGATCGAAACATTTGCCGATGAGCTTTTTTGCATAGGTGATTATGTTTTAACCGGTGGTGAACTTCCGAGTCTTGTGATGAGTGATGCCATCAGTCGTAATATTAAAGGGGTTCTTGGCAACGAGGATTCTCTAAGTATGGAAAGTTTTGAGAGCCCATTATTAGAGGCACCGTGTTTTTCAAAACCGCCGATTTATGAAAATAAATCAGTGCCCTCAGAGTTTTTAAAGGGAAACCACGCTAAAATCTCAAGCTTAAAAAATAAAATGTCTGAATCTAAGACAAAATACTTCAGACCCGATCTGTTTTCTCGCTTTAGCGCGAAGCATTAG
- the rimM gene encoding ribosome maturation factor RimM (Essential for efficient processing of 16S rRNA) — protein sequence MNNQSSLIEVAQIGRLVGLKGELKLHLQCDFPEQFKKGKKFKTQKGEELEVFSFNLLRELISFVGYQSREEAAKLVNTLLFTTQENSINECALKEGEFFWFDLIDARVIDEDGTVLGQVDEIERIAVTDYLVIKTDEALVKKGLAKTFYLPYIDRYIIMFDKTKKEVLSKDGLGILENS from the coding sequence ATGAATAATCAATCTTCACTCATTGAAGTCGCTCAAATTGGGCGACTCGTGGGCTTAAAAGGTGAGCTTAAACTTCACCTTCAATGTGACTTCCCTGAGCAGTTTAAAAAAGGTAAAAAGTTTAAAACCCAAAAAGGTGAAGAACTTGAAGTCTTTTCTTTCAATCTCTTACGTGAGTTAATCTCTTTTGTTGGGTATCAAAGTAGAGAAGAAGCAGCAAAGCTTGTCAATACATTGTTATTTACAACACAAGAAAATTCGATCAATGAATGTGCTCTTAAAGAGGGTGAATTTTTTTGGTTTGATTTGATTGATGCACGCGTTATAGATGAAGATGGAACGGTGTTGGGTCAAGTCGATGAGATAGAACGCATTGCTGTAACAGACTATTTGGTGATCAAAACTGATGAAGCATTAGTCAAAAAAGGGCTTGCTAAAACCTTTTATTTACCTTACATTGATCGTTATATCATCATGTTCGATAAAACCAAAAAAGAGGTGCTCAGCAAAGATGGTTTAGGAATTCTGGAGAACTCCTAA
- a CDS encoding KH domain-containing protein produces the protein MIDKFLEEFAKLLVDNPAGVRVERSDVDGTFCEVVIYADKIDTGKLIGKDGKMINSLKTLISGCKAKDGISYRVTVKANDE, from the coding sequence ATGATTGACAAATTTCTCGAAGAGTTTGCCAAGCTTTTGGTAGACAATCCAGCAGGTGTACGCGTTGAGCGAAGCGATGTTGATGGAACATTTTGCGAAGTTGTCATCTATGCAGATAAAATTGATACCGGTAAGTTGATTGGTAAAGATGGCAAAATGATCAATTCACTCAAGACGCTTATCTCTGGTTGTAAAGCAAAAGATGGCATATCTTACAGAGTGACTGTCAAAGCTAACGATGAATAA
- the ffh gene encoding signal recognition particle protein — protein MLEVLTDSFRSAINKIRFSDDEKSLKSALENLKKALLKADVHHKIVRDLVRQVELETKAKGIGQVNFLRSLKTNLTTILTVPGRQGFVFASKPPTTVLMVGLQGSGKTTTTVKLANYLKIKQKKVLVVACDLQRLAAVEQLRQLCSANEIDLYSEEANANPVAIAKNAMKKAKEGLYDVVLIDTAGRLAIDAELMDQLEAIKKEVTPDEIFYVADSMTGQDAVKSAVTFHEKITLSGVILSKFDGDGKGGVALGIAEQTNVPLRFIGVGEKVADLEHFIPDRIVSRLMGEGDLETLAEKTSSIIDEKQAKALTKKIKKGEFNFNDFLEQMEQMKKLGSMKSLIGMIPGLSQMAGQLKDVDMENSVEMKRIKAMIGSMTKKEREDPELLNNSRKRRIAEGSGLSQVEVNRFLKQFANAAKMAKKFSGKKGMQDLQNMLSQSKHAHLR, from the coding sequence GTGCTAGAGGTTTTAACCGATTCGTTTCGATCAGCGATAAATAAAATACGTTTCAGTGATGATGAAAAGTCTTTAAAAAGTGCATTAGAGAACCTTAAAAAAGCGCTTCTCAAAGCCGATGTTCACCATAAAATTGTACGTGATTTAGTGCGCCAAGTTGAACTGGAAACGAAAGCAAAAGGAATTGGCCAAGTCAATTTTTTACGCTCTTTAAAAACAAATTTAACGACGATCTTAACCGTTCCTGGTAGACAAGGATTTGTTTTTGCATCCAAGCCTCCAACCACAGTATTAATGGTGGGTTTGCAAGGAAGCGGTAAAACAACAACAACGGTAAAATTAGCAAATTATCTCAAAATAAAACAAAAAAAAGTTTTGGTCGTTGCTTGTGACTTGCAACGTTTAGCGGCAGTTGAGCAATTACGCCAACTCTGTTCAGCTAATGAAATTGATCTTTACTCTGAAGAGGCAAATGCTAATCCTGTTGCCATTGCAAAAAATGCAATGAAAAAAGCGAAAGAGGGTTTGTATGATGTCGTTTTAATTGATACAGCAGGTCGTCTAGCCATTGATGCAGAATTGATGGATCAGCTAGAAGCCATTAAAAAAGAAGTGACACCCGACGAGATCTTTTACGTAGCTGACTCCATGACGGGCCAAGATGCGGTCAAAAGTGCGGTAACATTTCATGAAAAAATTACGCTCAGTGGTGTCATTTTAAGTAAGTTTGATGGTGATGGTAAGGGTGGGGTTGCTCTGGGAATTGCTGAACAAACCAATGTACCACTTCGCTTCATCGGTGTGGGTGAGAAAGTTGCTGATTTGGAGCACTTTATTCCTGATCGTATCGTGAGCCGTTTGATGGGCGAGGGCGATCTTGAAACCTTAGCGGAAAAAACAAGTTCAATTATTGATGAGAAACAAGCTAAGGCTTTAACTAAAAAGATTAAAAAAGGTGAATTTAACTTCAACGACTTTTTAGAGCAGATGGAGCAGATGAAAAAGCTTGGTAGTATGAAGTCCTTAATTGGGATGATACCTGGACTTTCTCAGATGGCGGGTCAACTTAAAGATGTCGATATGGAAAATTCGGTTGAAATGAAGCGTATTAAAGCGATGATCGGCTCCATGACGAAAAAAGAGCGAGAAGACCCAGAATTACTCAATAACAGTCGAAAAAGAAGAATTGCTGAAGGTTCAGGACTTTCTCAAGTAGAAGTCAATCGTTTCCTAAAGCAATTTGCAAATGCAGCAAAAATGGCGAAGAAATTCTCAGGTAAAAAAGGAATGCAAGATCTTCAAAATATGCTTTCACAAAGTAAACACGCACATCTTCGTTAA
- a CDS encoding RluA family pseudouridine synthase, with protein MEKAYKLLALQEGISNRAAKDLIDRGVVYSAGKKVSVARGELLENTKFKVEKIAPIKVIFEDEFIMAVDKPAFMTSEEVAEIKKLPLLHRLDRETSGVLLLTKDDEFRIKAVNAFKKREVQKEYLAIVEAKIVEAVEINAPILTIKKGNTAYSKISDEGRDAISHVEPLMIEGKRSKIKVRIETGRTHQIRVHLKSIGASILGDTEYGGRPYKRLMLHASKIMLLGYIFQTKEPEDFIKFSV; from the coding sequence ATGGAAAAAGCATATAAATTGTTAGCATTACAAGAAGGCATCTCGAATCGGGCAGCCAAAGATCTCATCGATCGTGGTGTTGTGTATTCTGCAGGCAAAAAAGTCAGTGTTGCACGTGGCGAGCTACTTGAAAACACTAAATTTAAAGTTGAAAAAATTGCACCTATCAAAGTTATTTTTGAAGATGAGTTTATTATGGCGGTAGACAAACCTGCCTTTATGACCTCAGAAGAGGTTGCAGAGATTAAAAAATTGCCGTTATTGCACCGATTAGATCGTGAAACCAGTGGCGTTTTACTGTTAACCAAAGATGATGAGTTCCGTATAAAAGCAGTCAATGCATTTAAAAAACGGGAAGTTCAAAAAGAGTATTTGGCCATTGTTGAAGCTAAGATTGTGGAGGCAGTAGAAATTAATGCTCCTATCTTGACCATTAAAAAAGGCAATACGGCTTACAGCAAAATCAGCGATGAAGGTAGAGATGCAATCAGTCACGTTGAACCGTTGATGATTGAAGGAAAACGCTCTAAAATTAAAGTACGTATTGAGACAGGTCGAACCCATCAAATTAGGGTGCACCTTAAAAGTATTGGCGCTTCTATTTTGGGTGATACTGAATACGGCGGACGTCCTTATAAACGTTTGATGTTACACGCTTCTAAAATTATGCTCTTAGGTTATATCTTTCAAACGAAAGAACCTGAAGATTTTATTAAATTTAGCGTTTGA
- the waaA gene encoding lipid IV(A) 3-deoxy-D-manno-octulosonic acid transferase, which produces MATLLYLLALPILIYLHFKPKYHDSIPARFFLKNNARFTEKGIWFHACSFGEVRSLSPFIEKIEPSSVRISVITQTGFREASKYPLAQVRYLPFEIFLPFWIRKQKVLIVMEAELWPLLFIVAKAKGMKTVLLNARISDNSYASYVRFAWLYRWIFNSIDLIFAQSLEDEQRLKTLGAKAVHVCGNIKAFSRYEVSHVYPKQPNKRVVVLASTHEGEEELILSHLTLLPNDQLIVVPRHPERFAKVNRLLSAYAENLGKSYMCLSKQNSLEADVILCDTMGELINLYAIADVVFLGGSFVDGVGGHNPLEPAFFGTKLISGEFIFNQKVLFDSVTNVFTCKAEDIKNVFDSIETYPKSAIVHHGDIEPLLEQILGK; this is translated from the coding sequence TTGGCAACGCTACTCTATCTTTTAGCGTTGCCAATACTTATTTACCTTCATTTTAAGCCAAAATATCACGATTCAATTCCCGCACGTTTTTTTTTGAAAAACAATGCTCGCTTTACTGAGAAAGGCATTTGGTTTCATGCATGTTCTTTTGGTGAAGTTCGTTCACTAAGTCCTTTTATTGAAAAAATTGAGCCTTCAAGTGTGCGTATTAGTGTCATAACTCAGACGGGATTTCGAGAAGCTTCCAAATATCCATTAGCGCAAGTACGCTATTTGCCATTTGAAATATTCCTGCCGTTTTGGATACGAAAACAAAAAGTATTGATCGTTATGGAAGCCGAACTTTGGCCACTTCTCTTTATTGTAGCCAAAGCGAAAGGAATGAAAACCGTTCTGCTCAATGCTCGTATATCGGATAATTCTTATGCTTCATACGTTCGTTTTGCTTGGCTGTATCGTTGGATTTTTAACTCAATAGATCTGATTTTTGCGCAAAGTCTTGAGGATGAGCAAAGATTAAAAACGCTTGGCGCTAAAGCCGTGCATGTGTGTGGCAATATTAAGGCGTTTAGTCGGTATGAAGTAAGCCATGTGTATCCAAAGCAACCCAATAAAAGAGTGGTTGTCCTTGCCAGTACGCATGAGGGTGAAGAAGAGTTGATTTTATCGCATCTTACATTGCTTCCCAATGATCAGCTGATTGTCGTACCGAGGCACCCTGAGCGATTTGCGAAAGTGAATAGACTTTTAAGTGCATACGCTGAAAATTTGGGTAAAAGTTACATGTGTTTATCGAAGCAAAATTCGTTGGAAGCAGATGTCATTTTATGCGATACAATGGGTGAACTGATTAATCTGTATGCAATTGCTGATGTCGTGTTTTTGGGTGGTTCTTTTGTGGACGGTGTTGGTGGGCACAATCCCCTTGAACCTGCATTTTTTGGGACTAAGCTTATCAGTGGAGAGTTTATTTTTAACCAAAAAGTGCTTTTTGATTCGGTGACAAACGTCTTTACATGTAAAGCTGAAGATATAAAAAATGTTTTTGATAGTATTGAAACTTATCCCAAAAGTGCTATCGTTCATCATGGCGATATAGAGCCACTATTAGAGCAAATATTAGGAAAATAA